CTGCGTCGCGCGCATGAACTCGGCTTCGTCGATGCCGAGCAGGCGGTTGTAGGTGACGAGCGGCGGGATCGTCGATTCGCCCACGCCGACGGTGCCGATCGCTTCCGATTCGACGAGCGTGACCGTCACCGCGCGGCCCATGGTGCGCGCGATCGCGGCGGCGGCCATCCACCCTGCGGTGCCGCCGCCCGCGACGACGATCCGGCGCGGACTCATCGCGACAGCCTCCGCAGGAGATATGCCCGCAGCCTTCCGGCGACTTCGGCGGTCATCGAGCCGAGGATGCCGCGCGATCCCTCGGGGATGTGCGCCGCCGCATCGCCGCTCTCGAAGACATAGGCGTCGTACATCGCCCGCCAGTGCGCGCGCTGGTCGGCGGGCAGGTCGCGGATCGCCAGCATCGCGTGGTTGAGCGCATCCTGCGGGTCGCCCATCCAGCGCGGGCTGTCGCGCCACCAATAGTTGAGGAGGATGTTGAACGCCTCCAGCGCCTCGACATGATGCCACCACAGCGCGGGGATGTAGAGCGCGTCGCCCGCCGCCAGTTCCGCCACCTGCGCCGCCGCGAGCGCGTCGGCAAAACGCGGGAAGCGGTCGAGGTCGGGGGCGTGGAAGTCGACCATGCTGATCGCGCGGCCGGCGGGCGTGTTGTCGACGGGTCCCAGATAGAGGTTGGCGAACTGCTCGCGCGGGAACAGCGTGAAGCGCCGGCGGCCGGCCGCGACGCAGGCCAGATTGTGCGGCAGGTCGTTGTGCGCGGCGATGCGCGTGCGCGTGCCGATCCAGATGCTCGCGGTGGGCTGGCGGTCGCCCAGGTCGACATGGTTGGCGGCGTGGAGCCCGTCGAAATAGTCGTGAACGTCGATCGAACCGAGATAGATCGCCGGTCCGGCACCGCTCGCCTCGCCTTCCTCGATCCGGGCGAAGATCTCGGCCAGACCCGCGTTCATCATGCGGAAGTTCATCGCCATCGCGGCGTCGTAGAACAGCCGCCCGTCGCCCTCGCCGCCGACCGACACCGGGAAGGCGCGCTGGCGGGCCTGGGCGAGGAGATAACCGCGCGCTTCCGCCGCCGAACGCTGCGCCGCCTGAACGAGCGGCCAGTCGGCGACGAGGCCGCGGACGACGAACGGCGTCGTCGCTTCGCGCAGCGCCGCGTCGAGGTCGCCGGCCGCGATCTCGCGCACCGCGATCAGTGCCGCGAAGATGCCGGGATCGGCGTCAGCCAC
This is a stretch of genomic DNA from Sphingomonas sp. Y38-1Y. It encodes these proteins:
- a CDS encoding cupin-like domain-containing protein, with the protein product MADADPGIFAALIAVREIAAGDLDAALREATTPFVVRGLVADWPLVQAAQRSAAEARGYLLAQARQRAFPVSVGGEGDGRLFYDAAMAMNFRMMNAGLAEIFARIEEGEASGAGPAIYLGSIDVHDYFDGLHAANHVDLGDRQPTASIWIGTRTRIAAHNDLPHNLACVAAGRRRFTLFPREQFANLYLGPVDNTPAGRAISMVDFHAPDLDRFPRFADALAAAQVAELAAGDALYIPALWWHHVEALEAFNILLNYWWRDSPRWMGDPQDALNHAMLAIRDLPADQRAHWRAMYDAYVFESGDAAAHIPEGSRGILGSMTAEVAGRLRAYLLRRLSR